A genomic window from Streptomyces broussonetiae includes:
- the recG gene encoding ATP-dependent DNA helicase RecG, with the protein MDLVPALEEPLKQSLKSVLGPATAKVMAEHLGLHTVGDLLHHYPRRYEERGQLTHLADLPMDEHVTVVAQVADARLHSFASAKAPRGKGQRLEVTITDGSGRLQLVFFGNGVHKPHKELLPGTRAMFAGKVSVFNRRLQLAHPAYELLRGDGEESVEAWAGALIPIYPATAKLESWKIGKAVQTVLPTAQEALDPLPPALREGRGLVPLPEALLKIHRPHTKADIADARARLKWDEAFVLQVALARRRHADAQLPAVPRRPKADGLLAAFDDRLPFTLTEGQQKVSQEIFADLATEHPMHRLLQGEVGSGKTMVALRAMLAVVDAGGQAVMLAPTEVLAQQHHRSITEMMGELAEGGMLGGAEQATKVVALTGSMGAAARRQALLDLVTGEAGIVIGTHALIEDKVQFHDLGLVVVDEQHRFGVEQRDALRGKSKQPPHLLVMTATPIPRTVAMTVFGDLETSVLDQLPAGRSPIASHVVPAADKPHFLARAWDRIREEVANGHQAYVVCPRIGDDLDDADAKKAGKKKSPEDEAEKRPPLAVLEVADQLDKGPLRGLRVEVLHGRMHPDDKDTVMRRFAAGETDVLVATTVIEVGVNVPNATAMVIMDADRFGVSQLHQLRGRVGRGSAPGLCLLVTEMPEAAAARQRLNAVASTLDGFELSRIDLEQRREGDVLGQAQSGARTSLRVLAVIEDEEVIAEAREEATAVVTADPELEQLPGLRTALDALLDEEREQYLEKG; encoded by the coding sequence ATGGATCTCGTGCCCGCACTGGAAGAACCACTGAAGCAATCCTTGAAGTCAGTGCTCGGCCCCGCCACCGCGAAGGTGATGGCCGAGCACCTCGGCCTGCACACCGTCGGCGACCTCCTGCACCACTACCCGCGCAGATACGAGGAGCGCGGCCAGCTCACCCACCTCGCCGACCTCCCCATGGACGAGCACGTCACGGTGGTCGCCCAGGTCGCCGACGCCCGCCTGCACAGCTTCGCCTCCGCCAAGGCCCCGCGCGGCAAGGGTCAGCGCCTCGAGGTCACGATCACCGACGGCAGCGGCCGGCTCCAGCTGGTCTTCTTCGGCAACGGCGTCCACAAGCCCCACAAGGAGCTGCTGCCGGGCACGCGCGCGATGTTCGCCGGCAAGGTCTCCGTCTTCAACCGCCGCCTCCAACTCGCCCACCCGGCCTACGAGCTGCTGCGAGGTGACGGCGAGGAGAGCGTCGAGGCCTGGGCCGGCGCCCTGATCCCCATCTACCCGGCCACCGCCAAGCTGGAGTCCTGGAAGATCGGCAAGGCGGTCCAGACGGTGCTGCCCACCGCCCAGGAAGCCCTCGACCCGCTGCCGCCCGCCCTGCGCGAGGGCCGCGGCCTGGTCCCGCTCCCCGAGGCCCTGCTCAAGATCCACCGCCCGCACACCAAGGCCGACATCGCCGACGCCCGCGCCCGCCTGAAGTGGGACGAGGCCTTCGTCCTCCAGGTGGCCCTGGCCCGCCGCCGGCACGCGGACGCCCAACTCCCGGCCGTCCCGCGCAGGCCTAAGGCCGACGGCCTCCTCGCCGCCTTCGACGACCGCCTGCCCTTCACCCTCACCGAGGGCCAGCAGAAGGTCTCCCAGGAGATCTTCGCCGACCTCGCCACGGAACACCCGATGCACCGGCTGCTGCAAGGCGAGGTCGGCAGTGGGAAGACGATGGTGGCCCTGCGCGCCATGCTCGCCGTGGTCGACGCGGGCGGCCAGGCGGTCATGCTCGCCCCCACCGAGGTCCTGGCCCAGCAGCACCACCGCTCGATCACCGAGATGATGGGCGAGCTGGCCGAGGGAGGCATGCTGGGCGGGGCCGAGCAGGCCACCAAGGTCGTCGCGCTCACCGGCTCCATGGGCGCCGCCGCCCGCCGCCAGGCCCTGCTGGACCTGGTCACCGGCGAGGCCGGAATCGTCATCGGCACCCATGCGCTCATCGAGGACAAGGTCCAGTTCCACGACCTCGGCCTGGTCGTCGTCGACGAACAGCACCGCTTCGGCGTCGAACAGCGCGACGCCCTGCGCGGCAAGAGCAAACAACCCCCGCACCTCCTCGTCATGACGGCCACCCCCATCCCGCGCACGGTCGCGATGACGGTCTTCGGCGACCTGGAGACCTCGGTCCTCGACCAGCTCCCGGCCGGCCGCTCACCCATCGCGAGCCATGTCGTCCCGGCCGCCGACAAGCCCCACTTCCTCGCCCGTGCCTGGGACCGGATCCGTGAGGAGGTGGCTAACGGCCACCAGGCGTACGTCGTCTGCCCCCGCATCGGGGACGACCTCGACGACGCCGACGCGAAAAAGGCCGGCAAGAAGAAGTCCCCCGAGGACGAGGCCGAGAAGCGCCCGCCCCTCGCGGTCCTGGAGGTGGCCGACCAGCTGGACAAGGGCCCCCTGCGAGGCCTCCGGGTCGAGGTGCTGCACGGCCGTATGCACCCCGACGACAAGGACACGGTGATGCGCCGCTTCGCGGCCGGCGAGACGGACGTCCTGGTCGCCACCACCGTGATCGAGGTGGGCGTCAACGTCCCCAACGCCACGGCCATGGTGATCATGGACGCGGACCGCTTCGGCGTCTCCCAGCTCCACCAGCTCCGCGGCCGTGTCGGCCGCGGCTCGGCCCCCGGCCTGTGCCTCCTGGTCACCGAGATGCCCGAGGCCGCCGCGGCCCGTCAGCGCCTGAACGCGGTCGCCTCCACCCTCGACGGCTTCGAACTCTCCCGCATCGACCTCGAGCAACGCCGCGAGGGCGACGTCCTCGGCCAGGCCCAGTCCGGTGCCCGCACCAGCCTGCGCGTCCTGGCGGTCATCGAGGACGAGGAGGTCATCGCGGAGGCGAGGGAGGAGGCGACGGCGGTGGTGACGGCGGATCCGGAGCTGGAGCAGCTCCCGGGGCTGCGCACGGCTTTGGACGCCCTCCTGGACGAGGAGAGGGAGCAGTACCTGGAAAAGGGATGA